A single window of Salvelinus namaycush isolate Seneca chromosome 11, SaNama_1.0, whole genome shotgun sequence DNA harbors:
- the wrnip1 gene encoding ATPase WRNIP1 — MASEVAGSVAEPVQCPVCFKDFAASEINAHLDRCLLNNDSCPTSTSKDENGPPLKKPCISSEASSPTVNTTDSSDARKGTTPSSPVFSMFQTNRNKGPVQSERNASLSNKPIASTAVSKGIKRHSPDEMEAGKAMGQFGIDPPISNTLIKTPRDTTPVRALLNIDKPLAEKLRPTTLEEYFGQNKVVGKHTLLRSLLDSQEIPSLILWGPPGCGKTTLAHIIASGSKKRGTARFVSLSATSTSTNEVREVIKQAQNELKLMKRKTILFIDEIHRFNKSQQDTFLPHVECGTVTLIGATTENPSFQVNAALLSRCRVLVLDKLSVEAMGLILLRAVATLGISVLGEDLNDRIDQDELDSTELRSEPKVYIEQKALDTIAHLCDGDARAGLNGLQLAVQARVGAARPGQSGSGSTPHDIVVQEEHVKEGLQRSHILYDKAGEEHYNCISALHKSMRGSHENASLYWLGRMLEGGEDPLYVARRLVRFSSEDVGMADPSALPQAVSAFQACHFIGMPECEVILAQCVVYLARAPKSVEIYKAYGNVKASLRNHKGPLPSVPLHLRNAPTKLMKDLGYAEGYKYNPAFSAPVEQDYLPEELRGMDFFTWNPSDL, encoded by the exons ATGGCGAGCGAAGTAGCAGGTAGCGTTGCGGAGCCAGTACAATGTCCCGTTTGTTTTAAGGATTTCGCGGCGTCAGAAATCAATGCCCATCTGGACAGATGTTTGTTAAACAATGACAGTTGTCCGACATCAACCAGTAAAGACGAGAACGGACCACCTCTCAAGAAACCTTGCATTTCTAGCGAAGCGTCCAGTCCAACAGTTAACACGACAGACTCGTCGGATGCGAGGAAAGGTACCACGCCGTCCTCTCCGGTTTTCAGTATGTTTCAGACCAACAGAAATAAgggtccagttcaaagtgaacgaAATGCATCTTTATCGAATAAACCGATTGCCAGCACTGCTGTCAGTAAAGGAATTAAACGTCATTCACCTGACGAGATGGAGGCAGGTAAGGCGATGGGACAGTTTGGCATCGACCCCCCTATATCGAACACACTGATAAAGACCCCGCGTGATACAACACCTGTGCGCGCTCTGCTGAATATCGATAAGCCGCTGGCGGAGAAACTGCGACCAACCACGCTAGAGGAATATTTCGGCCAAAACAAAGTAGTAGGAAAACACACCCTTCTCAGGTCGCTGTTGGATTCTCAGGAGATACCGTCATTGATCCTATGGGGACCACCAGGATGTGGGAAG ACCACCCTGGCCCACATCATAGCCAGCGGCAGTAAGAAGAGGGGCACGGCCCGCTTCGTTTCTCTCTCTGCCACCAGCACATCCACCAATGAGGTGCGAGAGGTCATTAAGCAGGCCCAGAATGAGTTAAAACTGATGAAGAGGAAGACCATCCTCTTTATAGATGAGATCCATCGCTTCAACAAGTCACAACAG GATACCTTCCTCCCTCATGTGGAGTGTGGGACAGTGACTCTGATTGGGGCAACCACGGAGAACCCTTCGTTCCAGGTGAACGCGGCTCTGCTTAGCAGGTGCAGGGTCCTGGTTCTGGACAAGCTGTCTGTGGAGGCAATGGGGTTGATCCTGCTCAGGGCCGTCGCTACGCTGGGGATCAGTGTACTGGGAGAAGATCTCAACGACCGCATAGATCAAGACGAGTTAGACTCAACCGAGCTTAGATCAGA ACCAAAGGTCTATATTGAGCAGAAGGCTCTGGACACCATAGCCCACCTGTGTGACGGCGACGCCCGGGCGGGGCTCAACGGGCTCCAGCTGGCTGTCCAGGCCCGGGTGGGTGCAGCCCGTCCTGGCCAATCAGGATCTGGCAGTACCCCACATGACATTGTGGTGCAGGAGGAGCATGTGAAGGAGGGCCTTCAGAGGTCCCATATCCTCTACGACAAAGCAG GTGAGGAGCACTATAACTGCATCTCAGCACTGCACAAATCAATGAGGGGCTCCCACGAGAACGCTTCCCTCTACTGGCTGGGCCGCatgctggagggaggagaggacccCCTGTACGTGGCTCGCAGACTAGTCCGCTTCTCTAGTGAAGACGTGG GTATGGCAGATCCCTCTGCCCTTCCTCAGGCTGTATCTGCCTTCCAGGCCTGCCATTTCATCGGGATGCCAGAGTGTGAG GTGATCTTGGCTCAGTGTGTGGTGTACCTGGCCAGGGCTCCTAAGTCGGTAGAAATCTACAAGGCGTACGGTAACGTGAAGGCCAGTCTGAGGAACCATAAGGGCCCCCTACCCTCTGTTCCCCTGCACCTTCGCAACGCCCCCACCAAGCTCATGAAGGACCTGGGCTACGCTGAGGGCTACAAGTACAACCCTGCCTTCAGTGCCCCTGTGGAGCAGGACTACCTGCCTGAGGAGCTCCGGGGAATGGACTTCTTCACCTGGAACCCCTCTGACCTATAA